A portion of the Williamwhitmania sp. genome contains these proteins:
- a CDS encoding DMT family transporter: MKPNTRAYIYGGFTVLFWGTSASAFKIGLQQLSFIQLLFLANLTSVFILLGFLIYQGKLLTVWPTNRKDWGYSALLGLLNPFGYYLILLKAYTLLPAQVAQPLNFVWPVVLVFLAVPILGRKLSGWSILSLLISFVGVAVISSQGKLTGLANTSLLGVFLALFSSLLWALFWVFNVKDRRAEEEKLFLNFLFSLIYLIAISPFIPDFYIINTGGIWAGVYVGFFEMGVAFLFWLKALSCTTSTDKLGNIIYLVPFLSLVFIHFVVGETIFWTTFAGLCLIVFSVVFQQVMDKRINRRV; encoded by the coding sequence ATGAAGCCCAATACCAGAGCATATATTTATGGGGGATTTACAGTCCTGTTTTGGGGAACCTCTGCATCCGCTTTTAAAATAGGGTTGCAGCAGCTTAGTTTCATTCAGCTGCTTTTTTTAGCCAACCTAACCTCTGTATTCATTCTGCTTGGGTTTTTGATTTACCAGGGCAAACTTTTAACCGTGTGGCCAACCAACAGGAAGGATTGGGGATACTCGGCGTTGTTGGGATTACTGAACCCTTTTGGCTACTACCTCATTCTCCTTAAGGCATATACATTACTTCCTGCACAGGTGGCTCAGCCACTAAACTTTGTATGGCCTGTGGTGTTGGTGTTTTTGGCCGTTCCCATATTGGGCCGAAAACTTTCGGGGTGGAGCATCCTATCGCTGCTCATTAGCTTTGTGGGGGTGGCAGTAATCTCTTCTCAAGGAAAACTTACAGGGTTGGCCAATACCAGCTTGTTGGGTGTGTTCCTTGCACTTTTCAGTTCCCTACTCTGGGCGCTTTTCTGGGTTTTCAACGTAAAGGATCGGCGTGCCGAGGAGGAGAAACTTTTTCTAAACTTTCTTTTTAGCCTAATTTATCTGATTGCTATTTCTCCATTTATTCCAGACTTTTATATCATTAATACAGGTGGTATTTGGGCTGGCGTTTACGTAGGATTTTTTGAAATGGGTGTTGCATTTTTGTTCTGGTTAAAGGCGTTGAGTTGCACAACTTCTACCGATAAGCTAGGCAACATTATTTACCTTGTTCCGTTTCTTTCCTTGGTATTCATCCACTTTGTGGTTGGCGAAACAATATTCTGGACAACATTTGCTGGGCTTTGCCTTATAGTGTTTAGCGTGGTTTTTCAGCAGGTTATGGATAAACGAATAAACCGTCGAGTATGA
- a CDS encoding S41 family peptidase: protein MKMLFRMGVVTALAASLFLTSCTKESSVSEVDYANTQLYQIMQSYYLWYDHVPKVNPSDFSNPSALMDSLRYKALDRYSFVMSYNEYVSYFQQGVYVGYGISLAFDDQNNLRLAYIFDDSPLKAAGATRGWIINSINGTVPTSGNLSSLLGPATEGYSATFAMTDLNGVAHQGVFAKKQVAMNTVLAKKILNIGGERVGYLSFYSFIDNSVAELDSAFKYFEENSITKLVVDLRYNGGGLTNVATQLASEIIGNGNSSNVFYRFVNNNLHSNLDSTVYFENSTYAASGLTSVAFITTANTASSSELVINGLKPYMDVKLVGSTTYGKPVGMYIFFDKNYSYAFFPICFSTQNSRGVGDYYSGIPVDIAASDDLAKDFGDPTEDSMAKALQALGVSTTRGYSVTAPSVQRVLPNGAFGVILGSY, encoded by the coding sequence ATGAAAATGCTTTTTAGAATGGGCGTTGTTACTGCCTTGGCAGCATCGCTGTTTTTAACGAGTTGTACCAAGGAGAGCAGCGTTTCCGAGGTAGACTATGCCAATACGCAGCTGTATCAGATAATGCAATCTTACTATCTGTGGTATGATCATGTACCAAAGGTTAATCCTTCTGATTTCTCAAATCCCTCGGCACTCATGGATTCGTTGCGGTATAAGGCCTTAGACCGCTACAGCTTTGTGATGAGTTATAACGAATATGTCTCCTACTTCCAGCAGGGTGTTTACGTTGGTTATGGTATTTCACTGGCATTTGACGACCAAAACAACCTTCGCCTTGCCTACATTTTCGACGATAGCCCATTGAAGGCCGCTGGTGCTACTCGTGGCTGGATAATCAATTCGATAAACGGTACGGTTCCTACCTCTGGCAATCTCAGCTCGCTGCTTGGTCCAGCCACCGAAGGCTACTCGGCCACCTTTGCCATGACCGATTTAAACGGCGTTGCTCATCAGGGCGTTTTTGCCAAGAAGCAGGTGGCCATGAATACGGTTTTGGCAAAGAAAATACTAAATATTGGAGGTGAGAGGGTTGGCTATCTCTCGTTTTACAGCTTCATTGATAATTCGGTGGCCGAGTTGGATTCGGCATTCAAATATTTTGAAGAAAATAGTATTACCAAGCTGGTGGTGGATCTTCGTTATAATGGTGGTGGACTCACCAATGTGGCTACGCAGCTTGCCAGCGAGATTATTGGTAATGGCAATAGCTCCAACGTGTTCTATCGCTTTGTAAACAATAACCTACACTCCAACCTCGACAGCACCGTTTACTTTGAAAACAGCACCTATGCAGCTAGCGGCCTTACCAGCGTGGCGTTTATTACCACCGCCAATACTGCATCCAGTAGTGAGTTGGTAATTAATGGGTTAAAACCATATATGGATGTTAAATTGGTTGGTTCAACTACCTATGGAAAACCGGTAGGTATGTATATCTTCTTCGATAAGAATTATAGCTATGCCTTTTTTCCCATCTGCTTCTCTACACAAAATTCACGTGGTGTAGGCGATTACTATTCCGGTATTCCCGTGGATATTGCTGCATCTGACGATCTTGCCAAGGATTTTGGAGACCCAACAGAAGATTCAATGGCAAAAGCGTTGCAGGCTCTTGGCGTCTCTACAACTCGAGGCTATTCCGTTACGGCTCCATCAGTTCAACGAGTTTTACCAAATGGTGCATTTGGCGTAATTTTAGGCTCCTACTAA
- the ruvC gene encoding crossover junction endodeoxyribonuclease RuvC: MADVGEKIILGIDPGTTMMGYGIIRVEGKKMSLVVLGVIELKKYANHYIKLQKIYERVSQLIDEYHPDELAIEAPFFGKNVQSMLKLGRAQGVAMAAALMRDMPIFEYAPRKIKMSITGRGEASKEQVAALLQSMLQIKDLPKALDATDGLAAAVCHYFQSSSGVPTSGSYSGWKDFLTKNPERLKK, translated from the coding sequence ATGGCTGATGTTGGCGAAAAAATAATTCTTGGCATCGACCCAGGTACAACCATGATGGGCTATGGAATTATTAGGGTTGAGGGAAAGAAGATGAGCTTGGTGGTGCTTGGGGTTATTGAACTTAAGAAGTATGCCAACCACTACATTAAGCTGCAGAAGATATACGAGCGGGTGAGCCAGCTAATTGATGAGTATCATCCCGACGAGCTGGCCATTGAGGCACCCTTCTTTGGGAAGAATGTGCAGAGTATGCTTAAGCTGGGAAGGGCACAGGGCGTTGCCATGGCTGCTGCGCTTATGCGCGATATGCCTATTTTTGAGTATGCCCCTCGCAAGATAAAGATGAGCATTACAGGAAGGGGCGAGGCGTCGAAGGAGCAGGTTGCTGCTTTGCTACAAAGCATGCTGCAAATAAAAGATTTGCCAAAGGCGCTAGATGCTACCGACGGCTTAGCCGCTGCCGTATGCCACTACTTTCAATCGAGCAGTGGCGTTCCAACCTCAGGAAGCTATTCCGGTTGGAAGGACTTTTTGACCAAGAACCCAGAAAGGTTGAAGAAGTAA
- a CDS encoding HIT family protein, which produces MPTIFSRIVNGEIPCYKIAEDEHYFAFLDINPVVKGHTLVIPKVEVDYIFDLEKETLSGLMVFAQKVAKAIEAAVPCKRIGVAVLGLEVPHAHIHLIPLNHESDIDFRKPKLKLTTEEFLQIAESIKKQL; this is translated from the coding sequence ATGCCTACCATCTTTTCAAGAATTGTTAATGGCGAAATCCCCTGCTACAAAATTGCAGAGGACGAGCACTACTTTGCCTTCTTGGACATAAATCCAGTGGTCAAAGGGCACACTTTGGTAATTCCAAAAGTTGAGGTAGATTACATTTTCGACCTTGAAAAGGAGACTCTTTCAGGGTTAATGGTCTTTGCCCAAAAGGTTGCAAAGGCAATAGAAGCAGCAGTTCCCTGCAAACGTATTGGCGTTGCCGTTCTTGGATTAGAAGTGCCTCATGCACACATTCATCTTATTCCGCTCAACCACGAAAGCGACATCGACTTTCGCAAGCCAAAGCTAAAGCTCACCACCGAAGAGTTTTTGCAAATAGCGGAATCCATAAAGAAACAGCTTTAA
- the greA gene encoding transcription elongation factor GreA, with amino-acid sequence MAQVNYVTEEGLQRLKAELDQLKNVERPAISRQIAEARDKGDLSENAEYDAAKEAQGLLEMKISKLDDIVANTRVLDESKIDTSKVQILNRVTIKNLKTKAKMVYLLVAESEANIKEGRLSIGTPIAQALLGKKVGDTVDVQVPSGMVTFEIMEISR; translated from the coding sequence ATGGCACAGGTAAATTACGTTACGGAAGAAGGGTTACAGCGATTAAAAGCCGAACTCGACCAACTTAAAAACGTGGAAAGACCTGCCATTTCGCGCCAGATTGCAGAGGCAAGAGATAAAGGAGATCTTTCCGAAAATGCTGAGTACGATGCAGCAAAAGAGGCTCAAGGGCTTTTGGAGATGAAGATTTCCAAGCTCGATGATATTGTTGCCAATACTCGAGTACTTGACGAATCAAAGATTGATACATCCAAGGTTCAGATTCTTAATCGAGTAACAATTAAGAACTTGAAGACCAAGGCAAAAATGGTCTATCTGTTGGTTGCCGAAAGTGAAGCCAACATAAAGGAGGGAAGGCTATCCATTGGCACCCCTATTGCGCAAGCTCTGCTTGGCAAGAAGGTGGGTGATACGGTTGACGTTCAGGTACCATCGGGGATGGTAACCTTTGAAATTATGGAAATTTCGCGCTAA